The following coding sequences lie in one Haladaptatus sp. DJG-WS-42 genomic window:
- a CDS encoding YegS/Rv2252/BmrU family lipid kinase: MSDARRIIVRNPNSGDRKRSKRANEIGEKRGYEVWNSTKKGETHTLAREAAAEADLVVACGGDGTLNEVVRGVAEAEALSDVELGVIPAGTGNDFADNIGIKSVPHAFDVLEKGAVRTLDLGWAADRPFINSCVAGVTAEASAATTPAQKRRLGVLAYVMNTLQKTQAFDGLKIDVRASENGDVLWQGEAIMLLIGNGRRFPGEQMKQANMEDGLMNVVILKRVPTIDYFTQGAVNRLLQRGASHLTRLKVPQLTLTHEGEPVHFSLDGEMLKLNTLSARSRRGAMRFHVGPTYDPAPEEWGVKPNPKGV; this comes from the coding sequence ATGAGCGATGCGCGACGGATTATCGTCCGAAACCCGAACAGTGGCGACCGAAAGCGCAGCAAACGCGCGAATGAGATTGGTGAGAAACGCGGCTACGAGGTGTGGAACAGCACGAAGAAAGGCGAAACCCACACCCTCGCGCGCGAAGCGGCCGCGGAGGCAGACCTCGTCGTCGCGTGTGGTGGCGACGGCACGCTGAATGAGGTCGTGCGCGGCGTTGCGGAGGCTGAGGCACTTTCCGACGTGGAACTCGGTGTGATTCCCGCAGGAACGGGCAACGATTTTGCGGACAACATCGGCATCAAAAGCGTCCCGCATGCCTTCGACGTGCTCGAAAAGGGAGCGGTGCGGACACTTGACCTCGGGTGGGCGGCAGACCGGCCGTTCATCAACTCGTGTGTGGCGGGGGTCACCGCCGAAGCAAGCGCGGCGACGACGCCCGCCCAAAAGCGCCGCCTCGGCGTTTTAGCCTATGTGATGAACACCCTCCAGAAAACGCAGGCGTTCGACGGGCTGAAAATCGACGTGCGAGCGAGCGAGAACGGCGACGTGCTCTGGCAGGGCGAGGCTATCATGCTCCTCATCGGCAACGGACGGCGCTTCCCCGGCGAGCAGATGAAGCAGGCGAACATGGAAGACGGACTCATGAACGTCGTCATCTTAAAACGCGTCCCGACGATTGATTATTTCACGCAGGGCGCGGTAAATCGCCTGCTTCAGCGCGGAGCCTCGCATCTGACGCGGCTCAAAGTGCCTCAACTCACCCTCACCCACGAGGGCGAACCCGTTCACTTCAGTCTCGATGGCGAGATGCTGAAGCTGAACACGCTGTCGGCGCGGAGTCGGCGCGGCGCGATGCGATTTCACGTCGGCCCGACCTACGACCCGGCGCCAGAAGAGTGGGGCGTCAAACCAAATCCGAAGGGTGTTTGA
- a CDS encoding MogA/MoaB family molybdenum cofactor biosynthesis protein, which translates to MTEKKNPDTAHGHEKELGHDGHTHDDSHGHHEHGHDTHDHDHSHHDHDLKTVGVGIVTISTSRSLDDDPAGDAIAEAFEHAGHSVATRELIGDKFDGIQQTVDRLVGRDDVDIVVTTGGTGVTPDDVTIEAIAPLFEKELPGFGELFRQLSFGEIGTRVVGTRATGGIADGVPVFALPGSENAARLGAHEVIVPEVSHLAGLAARSEPDA; encoded by the coding sequence ATGACTGAGAAGAAAAATCCCGACACAGCACACGGCCACGAGAAAGAATTGGGTCACGACGGGCACACCCACGACGACAGCCACGGTCATCACGAACACGGGCACGACACCCATGACCACGACCACAGCCACCACGACCACGACCTGAAGACTGTCGGCGTGGGCATCGTGACGATTTCAACGTCTCGGTCGCTCGATGACGACCCCGCCGGAGACGCGATTGCAGAAGCCTTCGAACACGCCGGCCACTCGGTCGCGACCCGCGAACTCATCGGTGACAAGTTCGATGGCATTCAACAGACAGTCGACCGCCTCGTCGGGCGCGACGACGTGGACATCGTCGTCACCACCGGCGGCACGGGCGTCACCCCCGACGACGTGACCATCGAGGCAATCGCGCCGCTGTTCGAGAAAGAACTCCCCGGCTTCGGTGAGCTGTTTCGCCAGCTTTCGTTCGGTGAAATCGGCACCCGCGTCGTCGGGACGCGGGCGACCGGCGGCATCGCAGACGGCGTCCCCGTGTTCGCACTGCCGGGCAGCGAAAATGCCGCGCGACTCGGCGCACACGAGGTTATCGTCCCCGAAGTGAGCCATCTGGCCGGGCTTGCAGCGCGAAGCGAACCAGACGCCTAA
- a CDS encoding acetolactate synthase large subunit, translated as MKASDLLVECLALEGVEYIFGLPGEELEDVLFSLEDSPIEFIPTRHEQGAAFMADVHGRLTGKAGVCMGTLGPGATNLLTGVADAHLDKSPLVAITGQGGRERLHKESHQALDIVHMFEPVVKWNTQISEPEIVNESVRKAFKLAEYQKPGATHLEFPEDVAKEETDATPLEKRERVRRPDTDVTALERAAELLCGADKPLILAGNGAVRTHSADPLQQLVNQTNAPVVATYMGKGAISDADAHSLMTLDSGSGDEAHTVIERADAVLAVGYDIAEHDPAKWNPDIDKEIVHLDHEPAEVYEHYNPDVELVCDIRAGLRALLGHLDGCSTDDDWYATERAAIEKEVQTKPDADAEFSVAGTLPYLREAMANDDVLISDVGHHKMVIAQNFPAYEPNTTIISNGLATMGIAVPGAVAADLAVDANVVAATGDGGFLMNAAEIETATRLGCGFTIIVFNDDDYGLISRKQRDHTGKSFGTHLTNPDFVTFAESFGIDAHRPETWDELEAVLQRVIPEDEIALVEVPYSR; from the coding sequence ATGAAAGCGTCTGACTTACTCGTCGAGTGTCTCGCGCTGGAAGGGGTAGAGTACATTTTCGGCCTGCCGGGGGAGGAACTCGAAGACGTGCTGTTTTCGCTCGAAGACTCGCCAATTGAGTTCATTCCGACGCGCCACGAACAGGGGGCGGCGTTCATGGCCGACGTCCACGGGCGGTTGACCGGGAAGGCAGGTGTGTGCATGGGGACGCTTGGCCCCGGCGCGACCAACCTGCTCACGGGCGTCGCGGACGCCCACCTCGACAAAAGCCCGCTCGTCGCCATCACCGGCCAAGGCGGGCGCGAGCGCCTGCATAAAGAGAGCCATCAGGCGCTCGACATCGTCCACATGTTCGAACCAGTCGTGAAGTGGAACACCCAGATTAGCGAACCCGAAATCGTGAACGAATCGGTTCGCAAGGCGTTCAAACTCGCGGAGTACCAGAAACCCGGCGCGACCCATCTAGAGTTCCCCGAAGACGTCGCAAAAGAGGAGACGGACGCAACACCGCTCGAAAAACGCGAGCGTGTCCGTCGGCCAGACACCGACGTGACCGCCCTCGAACGCGCCGCAGAACTCCTCTGTGGAGCAGACAAACCACTCATCCTCGCTGGCAACGGTGCAGTCAGAACCCATTCTGCCGACCCACTCCAGCAACTTGTCAACCAGACAAATGCGCCCGTCGTCGCCACCTACATGGGCAAAGGTGCGATTTCGGACGCCGACGCCCACTCGCTCATGACGCTCGATTCCGGCTCCGGCGACGAGGCCCACACCGTCATCGAGCGCGCCGACGCGGTGCTCGCCGTTGGCTACGACATCGCAGAACACGACCCGGCGAAGTGGAACCCAGACATTGACAAAGAAATCGTCCACCTCGACCACGAGCCAGCGGAGGTGTACGAACACTACAACCCCGACGTAGAGTTGGTCTGTGACATCAGGGCTGGGTTGCGGGCCCTGCTTGGCCACCTCGACGGCTGTTCAACCGACGACGACTGGTACGCCACAGAGCGGGCTGCAATCGAAAAGGAGGTGCAGACAAAACCCGACGCAGACGCCGAGTTCAGCGTGGCAGGCACGCTGCCATATCTCCGCGAAGCCATGGCCAACGACGACGTGCTCATCTCCGACGTGGGCCACCACAAGATGGTCATCGCCCAGAACTTCCCGGCCTACGAGCCGAACACGACCATCATCTCGAACGGGCTCGCAACAATGGGAATCGCCGTCCCGGGTGCTGTGGCTGCAGACCTCGCGGTGGACGCGAACGTCGTCGCGGCGACGGGTGACGGTGGCTTCCTGATGAACGCCGCAGAAATCGAAACCGCAACCCGACTCGGCTGTGGGTTCACCATCATCGTGTTCAACGACGATGATTACGGCCTGATTTCGCGAAAACAGCGCGACCATACCGGCAAGTCGTTCGGAACCCACCTCACGAACCCCGATTTCGTGACATTCGCAGAGAGCTTCGGCATCGACGCGCACAGACCAGAAACGTGGGACGAACTCGAAGCCGTGTTACAGCGGGTGATTCCCGAAGACGAAATAGCGCTCGTCGAAGTGCCGTATTCGCGGTGA
- a CDS encoding zinc-binding dehydrogenase, with the protein MKAVYFEDHGDRDVLQYDDFPDPEPDRDEVVVEMRAGALNFLDVWTRRGLPGLDLPLPHIPGSDGAGVVHAVGEDVTRFAPGDRVAVTAGLSCGVCEFCRDGDPSFCVDFRVLGEHTRGVHSELAAVPEANLVPVPDHVSWEVAASAPLVFQTAWRMLITRAELEPGEKVLVLGASGGVGHAAVQIAKYAGAEVYATASSPEKLELAAECGADHVINYEKTDYASEIYEMTDKRGVDVIVDHVGGPTWKDSIKSLAKNGRLVTCGATLGRHPETDLNRIFWHQLQILGSSMGTPGEADDVLPLVWDGTFRPHIREVLPMSEVKRAHSLLETRNGFGKVVVVPDAQYE; encoded by the coding sequence ATGAAGGCGGTCTATTTCGAGGACCACGGCGACCGTGACGTGCTACAGTATGACGACTTCCCGGACCCCGAGCCTGACCGCGACGAGGTCGTAGTCGAGATGCGCGCAGGCGCGCTCAACTTCTTAGACGTGTGGACGCGCCGGGGACTGCCCGGCCTTGACCTCCCCTTGCCGCACATCCCGGGGAGCGACGGCGCGGGCGTCGTCCACGCGGTTGGCGAGGACGTGACGCGTTTTGCGCCGGGCGACCGCGTCGCGGTCACCGCTGGACTGTCGTGTGGCGTTTGTGAGTTCTGTCGCGACGGCGACCCCTCGTTCTGTGTGGACTTTCGCGTCCTTGGCGAACACACCCGCGGCGTCCACAGCGAACTCGCTGCCGTCCCCGAAGCCAACCTCGTCCCGGTTCCAGACCACGTCTCGTGGGAGGTGGCGGCGTCTGCACCGCTTGTCTTCCAGACGGCGTGGCGCATGCTCATCACCCGCGCTGAGTTGGAACCCGGCGAGAAAGTGCTCGTCCTCGGCGCGAGCGGTGGGGTTGGCCACGCCGCCGTCCAGATTGCGAAGTACGCAGGTGCGGAGGTGTACGCGACGGCGTCTAGCCCCGAAAAGCTCGAACTCGCCGCAGAGTGTGGCGCAGACCACGTCATCAACTACGAGAAAACTGACTATGCGAGCGAAATCTACGAGATGACGGACAAGCGCGGCGTGGACGTCATCGTCGACCATGTTGGCGGCCCGACGTGGAAAGATTCGATAAAAAGTCTCGCCAAAAACGGCCGTCTCGTCACTTGCGGGGCCACGCTTGGCCGCCATCCGGAAACCGACTTGAATCGCATCTTCTGGCACCAACTCCAAATCCTCGGCTCCTCGATGGGGACGCCCGGTGAAGCAGACGACGTGCTCCCGCTCGTCTGGGATGGCACCTTCCGTCCGCACATCCGCGAGGTGCTCCCGATGAGCGAAGTCAAACGCGCTCACAGCCTGCTCGAAACCCGAAACGGATTTGGGAAGGTTGTAGTCGTTCCAGACGCCCAGTACGAGTAA
- a CDS encoding MOSC domain-containing protein, translating to MAGRVTDIHIAREKSAPVESVSSAAAVAGAGLRGDRHFLPDDDKPDLTLIDADAFAAAGDDLGVELEPGEHRRNVTVSGIDLDSLIGTEFTIGEVRCQGLADCPPCAHLENLTARDGLQVAMTDRGGLEVRILTDGTIRVGDTVEPL from the coding sequence ATGGCCGGACGCGTCACCGACATCCACATCGCCCGCGAGAAAAGCGCCCCCGTCGAATCGGTTTCGTCCGCAGCCGCCGTTGCTGGTGCAGGACTCCGCGGTGACCGACACTTTCTCCCCGACGACGACAAACCAGACCTGACGCTCATCGACGCAGACGCGTTCGCTGCGGCGGGCGACGACCTCGGTGTCGAACTCGAACCCGGCGAACACCGACGCAACGTAACCGTCTCCGGCATCGACCTCGATTCGCTCATTGGCACGGAGTTCACGATTGGCGAGGTGCGCTGTCAGGGGCTCGCCGATTGCCCGCCGTGTGCCCACCTCGAAAATCTCACTGCGCGCGACGGGCTACAGGTCGCCATGACAGACCGCGGCGGCCTCGAAGTACGCATTCTCACTGACGGCACCATCCGCGTCGGAGATACGGTCGAGCCGCTGTAA
- a CDS encoding rubrerythrin-like domain-containing protein, which yields MTQTFECMDCGHRMETTAGTACPECGGVMQNLTVRRE from the coding sequence ATGACACAAACGTTCGAGTGTATGGACTGTGGCCACCGCATGGAGACCACAGCCGGAACAGCTTGTCCAGAGTGTGGCGGCGTGATGCAGAACCTCACCGTTCGCCGCGAGTGA
- a CDS encoding SDR family NAD(P)-dependent oxidoreductase, producing MDEPRLYDSLDGQVALVTGATRGIGKEVASILTAHGATVYAGARNVDDGTADDQHAIQLDVTDTAQIQAAADRIRSEHGKLDILVNNAGVVGSGRALHETDINALDHTLSVNLRGATLVARACLPLLLETTAPRIVNLSSGMGALGERMSGGYPAYRISKTAINGLTAYLHGEYNRRGLLANSVCPGWVRTDMGGPGASRSVEEGADTPAWLARFAPGSPSGLFWRSRTVIDW from the coding sequence ATGGACGAACCCCGACTCTACGACTCGCTTGATGGCCAAGTTGCGCTCGTGACCGGGGCGACACGCGGGATTGGCAAGGAGGTGGCGTCGATACTCACAGCCCACGGCGCGACCGTCTACGCCGGGGCGCGCAACGTGGACGATGGTACCGCAGACGACCAGCACGCCATCCAGCTCGATGTGACCGACACAGCCCAGATTCAGGCCGCCGCTGACCGCATCCGCTCCGAACACGGGAAACTCGACATTCTCGTGAACAACGCGGGCGTGGTTGGAAGTGGGCGTGCGCTCCACGAGACGGACATCAACGCCCTCGACCACACGCTTTCGGTGAATCTGCGCGGGGCGACGTTGGTCGCGCGGGCCTGTCTCCCCCTCCTGCTCGAAACTACGGCACCCCGAATCGTGAACCTCTCCTCGGGGATGGGCGCACTTGGCGAACGAATGTCCGGCGGCTATCCGGCCTACCGCATCTCGAAAACCGCGATTAACGGCCTCACGGCGTATTTGCATGGTGAGTACAACCGACGCGGCCTGCTTGCAAACTCAGTCTGTCCGGGCTGGGTGCGCACCGACATGGGCGGGCCGGGAGCCTCTCGAAGCGTCGAGGAGGGCGCGGACACTCCGGCGTGGCTCGCACGCTTCGCGCCGGGAAGTCCGTCGGGGTTGTTCTGGCGCTCGCGGACGGTCATCGACTGGTAA
- a CDS encoding Lrp/AsnC family transcriptional regulator, translating into MDALDREILSILRHDARTPYTEIASTVGTSEGTVRNRVERMTEDGVIERFTVTTRTGNIKAMIEVRVAVDVDTRTVTDKMAEWEEVDFVWQVSGEEDIVLIVDAADTQGVNELITQAREMDEVVRTKTRLILDERLG; encoded by the coding sequence ATGGACGCGCTTGACCGAGAGATTCTGAGCATCCTTCGCCACGACGCCCGAACGCCGTACACCGAAATCGCGTCAACCGTCGGTACGTCTGAGGGTACCGTCAGAAATCGCGTCGAGCGGATGACCGAAGACGGCGTCATCGAACGGTTCACCGTCACCACCCGCACGGGCAACATCAAGGCGATGATTGAGGTCCGCGTCGCCGTAGACGTGGACACGCGCACGGTGACCGACAAGATGGCCGAATGGGAGGAAGTGGACTTCGTCTGGCAGGTGTCGGGCGAAGAGGACATTGTCCTCATCGTGGACGCCGCGGACACACAGGGCGTAAACGAACTCATCACGCAGGCGCGTGAGATGGACGAAGTCGTCCGGACGAAAACGAGACTGATTCTCGACGAGCGCCTCGGTTAA
- a CDS encoding DUF6884 domain-containing protein, which produces MATIGIVQGGIETRGGTRVARRQYTGETFESRRAYAEETCDAWVVVSPKYDIVASETEIESYDLTRDDFGPFEELQWVKRLQQQLRDALFDAGENPQFARVIVLTDDYYLAALEPVYLHAENAGMTVEQPSEDTIEAGRKRPAKPP; this is translated from the coding sequence ATGGCAACCATCGGGATTGTCCAAGGGGGTATCGAAACACGGGGTGGGACTCGTGTGGCTCGAAGGCAGTACACGGGAGAGACGTTCGAGTCACGTCGTGCCTATGCCGAGGAAACCTGCGATGCGTGGGTCGTCGTCTCACCGAAGTACGACATCGTTGCATCCGAGACGGAAATCGAGAGTTACGACCTCACTCGTGACGACTTCGGCCCGTTCGAGGAACTGCAGTGGGTCAAACGACTTCAACAGCAGTTACGCGACGCGCTCTTTGACGCGGGCGAGAATCCGCAGTTCGCGCGCGTCATCGTCCTCACCGACGACTACTATCTGGCGGCGCTTGAACCGGTGTACTTGCACGCAGAAAATGCAGGTATGACTGTCGAGCAACCAAGTGAAGACACGATTGAGGCGGGCAGAAAACGGCCCGCAAAGCCGCCTTAG
- a CDS encoding CehA/McbA family metallohydrolase has product MYAIDLHSHTRFFHGHRALGDAFDPIGVRLLTKAAAMRGLDAVATTNHDYYTPFSGSVDILPGIEVSSSQGHILVVGPNPPTETTPGELTPEVVVDIAHSRGCAAIIAHPYRNSTVRDVKADFDAIEINGKHPRTHEWVRRLARKRDLPLVGGSDAHYPVEVGRAYTTVDVENPTPENIVEAIRDGRVEPHVSINFINRLAHRGYKLTHGHKGWMSNPDTSSPGIGEPPQESES; this is encoded by the coding sequence GTGTACGCCATCGACCTCCACTCGCATACCCGCTTTTTCCACGGCCATCGGGCCCTCGGGGACGCGTTCGACCCCATCGGGGTACGCCTGCTCACGAAGGCCGCAGCGATGCGCGGGCTTGACGCGGTGGCGACGACCAACCACGACTACTACACGCCGTTTTCTGGGTCAGTGGACATCCTTCCGGGCATCGAAGTTTCCTCGTCGCAGGGCCACATCCTCGTCGTCGGCCCGAACCCCCCAACAGAGACGACGCCGGGCGAGTTAACGCCCGAAGTGGTGGTCGATATTGCTCATTCTCGCGGCTGTGCGGCCATCATCGCCCACCCCTACAGAAACAGCACCGTCCGCGACGTGAAAGCCGACTTCGACGCCATCGAAATAAACGGCAAGCACCCGCGCACGCACGAGTGGGTGCGTCGCCTCGCGCGCAAACGCGACCTTCCGCTGGTCGGCGGCTCAGACGCCCACTACCCGGTCGAAGTCGGCCGCGCCTACACGACCGTCGATGTCGAAAATCCGACCCCAGAAAACATCGTCGAGGCCATCAGAGACGGCCGAGTTGAACCGCACGTCTCGATCAACTTCATCAACCGCCTCGCCCACCGCGGCTACAAACTCACTCACGGACACAAAGGCTGGATGTCGAACCCTGATACGTCTTCGCCGGGGATTGGCGAACCTCCGCAAGAATCAGAGAGTTAA
- a CDS encoding SRPBCC family protein, whose protein sequence is MARVESATTIRAPQEYVWELVCDVNRYPEISSAFTERVTYVSDGPVGKGTVYREYGGVGPMKDESEWMITEFAEPTRQIHEGDLGVMQPVLTIELESIGEDTRLFQALDFEMLPQVRPVGRLLEAVFVKRTMQRGLDDTVANVKRIAEREYETESKQPMA, encoded by the coding sequence ATGGCACGGGTAGAATCCGCAACCACGATTCGGGCACCACAGGAGTACGTCTGGGAACTCGTGTGCGACGTGAACCGCTATCCAGAGATTTCGTCGGCGTTCACAGAGCGCGTGACCTACGTGAGCGACGGGCCGGTCGGGAAGGGAACCGTCTACCGCGAATACGGCGGTGTCGGGCCGATGAAAGACGAAAGCGAGTGGATGATAACCGAGTTTGCGGAGCCGACGCGACAAATTCACGAAGGCGACCTCGGCGTGATGCAACCGGTGTTGACCATCGAGCTCGAATCCATTGGCGAGGACACCCGACTGTTTCAGGCACTCGACTTCGAGATGCTGCCGCAGGTTCGCCCGGTTGGGCGACTGCTCGAAGCGGTGTTCGTAAAACGCACGATGCAACGCGGTCTCGACGACACGGTAGCGAACGTAAAGCGGATTGCAGAACGCGAGTACGAGACCGAGTCGAAGCAACCAATGGCGTAG
- a CDS encoding NUDIX domain-containing protein, producing MSTTNSPEDSAAEAEGEVHKNAMQDVIAVDEDDNELELVNRLDAHMGDGIRHRAFTALVFDEDDNILLAQRAFDKRLWDTCWDGTVASHPVEGQTQEEATMERLEEELGITPDQYDDLRVTDKFEYKRYYENEGLEWEVCSVLKCTLQDTSLDVNEEEVAGLMWVPYEYLHENPRFYRQLRLCPWFEIAMRRDFKQ from the coding sequence ATGAGCACGACGAACTCTCCTGAGGATTCTGCGGCCGAGGCCGAGGGCGAAGTCCACAAAAACGCCATGCAGGACGTGATTGCAGTTGACGAAGACGACAACGAACTCGAACTCGTCAACCGACTCGACGCCCACATGGGTGACGGCATCCGACACCGCGCGTTCACCGCGCTCGTCTTCGACGAAGACGACAACATCTTGCTCGCCCAGCGTGCCTTCGACAAGCGCCTCTGGGACACCTGCTGGGACGGCACCGTCGCCTCACATCCCGTCGAGGGTCAGACCCAAGAGGAAGCCACGATGGAGCGCTTAGAAGAGGAACTCGGCATCACGCCAGACCAGTACGACGACCTTCGGGTCACGGACAAATTCGAATACAAGCGCTACTACGAGAACGAAGGCCTCGAATGGGAAGTTTGCTCCGTCCTCAAGTGCACCCTCCAAGACACCAGCCTCGACGTGAACGAGGAGGAAGTGGCCGGGCTGATGTGGGTGCCATACGAGTACCTGCACGAGAACCCACGCTTCTACCGCCAGCTCCGTCTCTGCCCGTGGTTCGAAATTGCGATGCGCCGCGACTTCAAGCAGTAG
- a CDS encoding ester cyclase yields MASKATRPAASPGEIAQELWTSINEGDFSVVDTYVSENYVEHDPNSPAEIRGREGFRQNIEQYFAAFPDMDITIEDLIEEGDKVVTRWSGTGTHKGELMGIAPTDKSITVTGLDIERYEDGMLTESWSSFDALGLMRQLGAFPDAVGE; encoded by the coding sequence ATGGCTAGTAAAGCGACACGCCCAGCGGCATCGCCCGGTGAGATTGCCCAAGAGTTGTGGACGAGCATCAACGAGGGAGACTTCAGCGTCGTGGATACGTACGTTTCAGAGAACTACGTCGAACACGACCCGAACTCGCCTGCGGAGATTCGCGGCCGTGAGGGGTTCAGACAGAACATCGAGCAGTACTTCGCTGCCTTCCCGGACATGGACATAACCATAGAAGACCTCATCGAAGAGGGCGACAAGGTGGTGACGCGGTGGTCTGGGACCGGCACGCACAAGGGTGAATTGATGGGCATTGCGCCCACGGACAAGTCCATCACCGTGACGGGCCTCGACATCGAACGCTACGAAGACGGCATGCTCACAGAATCGTGGTCTAGCTTCGACGCCCTCGGCCTCATGCGTCAACTCGGTGCGTTCCCGGATGCGGTCGGAGAGTAA
- a CDS encoding NAD-dependent succinate-semialdehyde dehydrogenase — translation MQRVNPATGETLSEIAEHSDDEVDAALDTSMDAFDEWRDVPIRERQQLLSNAAVVLRENKQEYADVMTEEMGKPIAASVAEVEKCAWVCDYYAEHAGEQLQDHVIGSEPHAQTKVTYEPLGAVLAVMPWNFPFWQVFRFAAPHLTSGNVGLLKHASNVPECALAIEDVFRKAGYPEGVFQTLLIGSSKVGDVIADDRVAAVTLTGSEAAGRSVAETAGKNLKKTVLELGGSDPFVVLDDADVTTAAKVGARARTINSGQSCIAAKRFIVHEAVYDEFLDAFLAELESLTVGDPTDEETDIGPQAREGLMDGLHEQVTKSVDAGATVALGGEPLDRDGFYYPPTVLTDVPDGSPAAEEEIFGPVASVFKVADEAEAIRVANDTNLGLGASVWTADLARGERVSHRIEAGCVFVNELVKSDPRLPFGGIKDSGYGRELAREGMLEFVNQKTMWIQDADGDAEISLSE, via the coding sequence ATGCAACGCGTGAATCCAGCGACGGGAGAGACGCTGAGCGAAATCGCCGAACACAGCGACGACGAGGTTGACGCGGCGCTCGACACCTCGATGGACGCCTTCGACGAGTGGCGCGACGTGCCGATTAGAGAGCGCCAGCAGTTGCTCTCGAACGCCGCAGTCGTCCTCCGCGAGAACAAACAGGAGTACGCAGACGTGATGACCGAAGAGATGGGCAAACCCATCGCCGCCTCGGTCGCTGAAGTGGAAAAATGTGCATGGGTGTGTGACTACTACGCCGAGCACGCGGGCGAGCAGTTACAGGACCACGTCATCGGGAGCGAGCCACACGCACAGACGAAAGTCACCTACGAACCGCTCGGCGCGGTGCTCGCGGTCATGCCGTGGAACTTCCCGTTCTGGCAAGTGTTCCGGTTTGCCGCCCCGCACCTGACCTCGGGGAACGTTGGTCTGCTCAAACACGCCTCGAACGTCCCCGAGTGCGCGCTCGCCATCGAAGACGTGTTCCGGAAAGCAGGCTACCCGGAGGGCGTCTTCCAGACGCTTCTCATTGGTTCGTCGAAAGTCGGCGACGTCATCGCAGACGACCGGGTTGCGGCCGTCACGCTCACCGGGAGCGAGGCCGCCGGACGGTCGGTCGCAGAGACTGCGGGCAAGAACCTCAAGAAGACCGTGCTCGAACTCGGTGGGAGCGACCCGTTCGTCGTCCTCGACGACGCAGACGTGACGACCGCCGCGAAGGTCGGCGCACGCGCGCGAACCATCAACTCGGGCCAGTCGTGTATCGCGGCAAAACGCTTCATCGTCCATGAAGCCGTCTACGACGAGTTCCTCGACGCGTTCCTCGCAGAACTCGAATCGCTCACCGTTGGCGATCCGACCGACGAGGAGACAGACATCGGCCCACAGGCCCGTGAGGGACTGATGGACGGCCTGCACGAGCAGGTCACGAAGAGCGTAGACGCGGGCGCGACCGTCGCGCTCGGTGGAGAGCCACTCGACCGCGATGGGTTCTACTACCCACCAACGGTGCTCACGGACGTGCCGGACGGCTCACCAGCAGCCGAAGAGGAGATCTTCGGCCCTGTTGCCTCCGTATTCAAAGTCGCAGACGAAGCCGAGGCGATTCGCGTAGCCAACGACACGAATCTCGGCCTCGGTGCGAGCGTCTGGACGGCCGACCTCGCGCGCGGCGAGCGCGTCTCCCACCGCATCGAAGCGGGCTGTGTGTTCGTAAACGAACTCGTGAAATCGGACCCTCGACTACCGTTTGGTGGTATCAAAGACTCCGGCTACGGGCGTGAACTCGCCCGTGAAGGGATGCTCGAATTCGTGAATCAGAAAACGATGTGGATTCAGGATGCAGACGGCGATGCCGAGATTTCACTCTCCGAGTAG